TTTGCGCGCGGCCGGCGCGCGGCCGGCGCGTGGATGCGCCCGGTCATAGACCTTCATAAGCTGATCCATCGCGACGTGCGTGTATTTTTGCGTCGTGCCGAGCGATGCGTGGCCGAGCATCTCCTGGATCGCGCGGAGGTCAGCGCCCTCGTCGAGTAGGTGTGTGGCGAAGGAGTGGCGCAGCGCGTGCGGGCTGACGCGCCCAGCGGCCAGCAGCGTGGAATAGCGGGCGACAAGCCGTGCCACGCTGCGTGCGGTCAGCCGCCCTCCGCGCGCGTTGCAAAACACAGGATGCTCGTGTTTTACATGACGGGCCGCCCCTACCTCGCGGCGACGTGGGAGCGACGCGTGTCGGGACAACGCGTCGTGATATTCCTTGATTGTCTCGAGGGCCACGTCGCCGATCGGCACGATGCGCTCCTTGCGGCCTTTGCCGCGCAGCCGCACGAGCCCCTCTTTCCAGTCCACGTCCTCATCGTTCATGCCAACGAGCTCGCTCACACGCGCGCCGGTCGAATAGAGCGTTTCGAGGATAGCGCGGTCGCGACGCGCAGCGAGCCCATTGCCCTCAGGTAGCTCCATGAGCGCGGCGGCGTCATCCTTATTCAGTACGCGCGGGAGGGGCTTTGTCTGCCTGGGCGTGCGGACGTCCGCGGCGGGATTAGCGCTGTCGCCCGTGTGGCGATTCAAAAATCGATAGAAGGAGCGCAGCGTGGCCAGCTTGCGCGCCATCGAGGATTTTTGCTCCCGTTTCTGATCGAGCCAGAAGAGATACTCGCGAACCATCAGGGCATCCACGTCGGATGGTTTCAGTGTGGGGGCCGATGCGGGATATTTGGATGTGGTGAACGCAAGGAACTGGCGGAGATCAGAACCGTAGGCGCGGATCGTGTCGGGCGAGGCGCCGCGTTCTTCAGCGAGGAACGTTACGAAAGCCCGGATTGCTTTCTCCATCCGTCAAAATCCTCCAAGGCCCGGCGGACGATCTGCGCGCGTTTCTCCTCCTTGTCCTGCACGCGTGCGGAAAGCGGCGGGAATAGACCAAAGTTGGTATTGATCGGCTGGAAATGCGCCGACGGCGTTGTGGTGATGTAGTGGAGCAGCGCGCCGTGCGCCGAAGTCGGCGGCGGCGTGACGAGCGGCAGATCGTTCAGGCCGCGTGCCGCGTTGATGCCCGCGAGGCCGCCCATGGCCGCCGATTCCGTATAGCCTTCTACGCCCACGAGCTGTCCGGCAAAGAAGGCCGTGCTACGTACTTTCAGTTGTAGGGTGCTCTGCAGCAGCGCGGGCGAGTTGATGAAGGTGTTGCGGTGCACGCTGCCGTAGCGGAGAAATTCAGCCTGCTCCAGCCCAGGGATGAGGCGGAAAACCCGCTTCTGTTCGCCGTAGGTGAGCTTGGTTTGGAAGCCGACGATGTTGTAGCAGGTACCGTGGCAGTTTTCGGCGCGGAGCTGTACGACGGCGTAAGGCCACCGGCCGGTCCGCGGATCATCGAGACCGACGGGCTTCATGGGGCCAAAGAGCATCGTCTGCGGACCACGCTCGGCCATGACCTCAATGGGCAAACACGATTCGAAGTAGGGCGTAGCCTTTTCAAAGTCCTTGGGCTGAACCTTTTCGGCCGCCATCATCGCCGCGTAAAACGTGTCGAAGGCCACTTTATCCATTGGGCAGTTGAGATAATCGCCGCCCCCCTTATCGTAGCGCGAGGCGCGGAAGACGACGTCCATATTGATGGAGTCGGCATCGATGATCGGCGAGATCGCGTCGAAGAAATGGAGATGTTGTGAATTTGTGATTCGCTGGATCGACGCAGCCAGCTTGTCGGACGTCAGCGGTCCAGTGGCGACGATGCACACGCCGTCGGGTGGAATCTCGGCAATTTCCTCGCGCAGGATACGGATGTTGGGGTGACTCTCAAGCGTCTGCGTGATCTTCTGCGAGAACTGGTCGCGGTCTACCGCAAGCGCCGCACCGGCCGGTACGCGGACTTCGTCGGCTACGTGGAGGATGAGCGAATTGAGCCGTCGCATTTCCTCCTTCAGGAGGCCCGGCGCGCTGATGTTGTCGGTGGAACCCAGCGAATTAGAACAGACGAGCTCAGCCAGAAAGTCGGTCTTGTGCGCCTTGGTCGACTCCTTAGGGCGCATCTCGTAGAGCGTGACGTTCGCGCCGCCGGAGGCCGCTTGCCAGGCCGCTTCAGACCCGGCCAGTCCGCCGCCAAGGATGACGATGTCTTCACGCATGGGGGAGGAGTCCGGGGTGAATCAAAAAAAGGATGGGGCATTGTAGGAAGCGATAGATGGAACGTCAAGTTGAGCGGATAACACGTCGCGCAGCGACACCGCCTCCGGTGCCCATACACCATGCCCCGGTGGTATTACTGGGGCCTCACTGCTCGGCGGGATCTAGTCAGAATATGAGCGGTCGCACCACACACCGAGCGCAGCGTGCAAAGCACTTCGGCCATGGCGGGATTTCTCCGCCAGGATCAATTGCTCCAAAGCCTTGAATGACCAGCGGATCAGGCAAGCGAGGGTTGGTGGGCGATACAGGTATCGAACCTGTGGCCCCTTCCGTGTGAAGGAAGTGCTCTACCACTGAGCTAATCGCCCACGGGGAACAAGTGTAACATGGCCTCCGAGCCAGTTCAATGTACCGCCTGCCAACACCCGACGAAAGTCTGCGTTTTTCTGGAGAGAATAGACCAGCCGGACTAGACCGCACCTCACGAAACGGACCTGTATGCAGCAAAAGAGGTGATGCGTCAAAGGTATGCTCATCATTGGAGCAGTTGTGTTGGCGGCGAAGGTGTCGGCTGGGTGTGCCACGAATTGTGATGCGGATATGAGTTGGTACAAAGTGGCGCACCGGTAGGTACTCAGCGCTCGATGCGACGGCACAGGTGTATTCGCTCCCGCTCAAGGGGCCAAGCGCCGGTGGAGGATTACCCCGGAGGCGCTGGCGGGCGGTCATGCTGTATCCGCTCAGTGGGGTGCTTGATTACACGCTCATTCTACCGTCCAATGCACTGGCCGCCACGTTTCCGGCGGTTGTTGGTTATACCAGCGAAGATGCGCGGAGCGACGTGCGGCGGCTAAAGTAATACGAACACCCGCGGTGTGCTCGGCGGCTGAAAGGGGGGCTTCCAGCCGCCGTGTGGTTTTTGTACAATCCCTCATGCCCAGGGCACATTCCTTTCGATACGCAAGCGCCTGCGCCTCCATGCTGACGGTTTTCCTGTTGGCGGCCTGTGCAACGTCGTCGCCGCCGTCAAAGCTGCCGCCATCAGCCACCGACCTCATGCTCTTGAAGTCCGCCAAGCTGTGCGATGCCAAGAAAACGGTGCTCGAACGGCAGGCCGGCGTGCGGTTACGACGGGAGATCTGGGGCACCGGGGAGGAAATTCGGATTCCGTCCGATCGTAGTCCCACCGGTTCTGAGGAGGCGCTGTTCTTCGACCAGGAAGATCAGCTGGTCGGCCTGCTGTTTGTGTTTCCCGCACCCGTGGATCTCACGCCCTATCCGGTGCTGCGGGAGACGCTCGGTAAGCTCAAGCCCACACTCGAGTTTTATTTGAATATCGGCCAGGTGTCGGTCAAGGACAGTCTCGATCCGAGCGCGCTCTACGACACCGGCGATGCGACGACTACGGTGCGGTATCTCGTGCTGACCGGCAGCCCGCCCATGCTGCTAGCGTCGTCGTTCACTGTCGATCCCTATGCCAAGCTGATGTCGCCCTACCGAGCCGAATTTCTAGCGAGGATCGAGCGGAGCCATGCGAAGGTGGCGCCCAGCGCCAAAACATCCGGCAAGGGCTCGACGGACCGGGAACCATTCGCTGCCCTCCAGCAGTTTGCGCGTGGCGAGGCGGCACATTTCGGTTCCTGTGGCGCAAAGGACCACGTGCGGGCCGCCGATGCCTACGGCAAGGCCATTACCGTCGGTTTCTCGGACAAGCTTTGGCTCGCCGAGGCGCATCATAAGCTGGGCCTGGCACAGTTGGCCTCCGGCAAGCCTGAACCGGCCAGGGCGGCCATTGAAAAAGCCCTCGCCATCCGTCCCAACACGGCAGAGTTTCTCAACAGTTTGGGAACGGTGTACGCAAAGCTCAGCGACCGCACGAGAGCGGTGGCGATGTTCGAACGGGCCGTCACGCTGCGGCCGAATTACGTCGTGGCGCGATTCAATCTGGCCGAGGCCTACGAACAGGTCAATCCCCGGCGGGCGATTGCCGAGTATGAGACCTACTTGGCGCTGGTCGAGGGTATTGCGGAGGAGAAAGGCCGCGCGGCGCTCGCCCAGCAACGCGTGGAGCTCTTGAAGCGATAGGGGGCGATCAGCCCCCGGCCTGTTCCGCTTTTTCCTGCCGGGTTTTGCACTCGATACAGAAGGTGGTAACCGGGCGGGCCTTGAGGCGTTTGAGCGGAATGTTCTCCCCGCAGCCCTCGCAAATACCATAGGTCCGCGTGGCCATTCGGTCGAGGGCGTCGTCGATTTTCTTAATCAGCTTCCGTTCCCGGTCCTTGATCCGCAGCGCAAAATTCTGATCTGCTTCCGCCGTGGCCTGATCATTCATGTCCGGAAAGGTATCGAGGCCGGGCCGCTGCTCGACAACCGCCTCGGCGCCGTGAAGCAGTTCCGTGCGCTGTCGGTGGAGGGTACGGAAGATCAGCGCGTACTTAGGATCGCCGGCGTAAGGCCGCTTTTTCTTCGACGCGGTCTGTTTCACTGCCCGGGACGGAGCGGCAGCGGGAAGAGAGGATTTCCGTGTGCGAAGCATTATCGAGGAGCTCCGAAGAAAATTATAGCTACATGACCGGGGCCGGTCAATACGATGTCACGCATGAAGTCAGAAGTTGACACGCACAAACGCAGCATCAGTCATACATTATCGTTCATTCATTCCTAGAGGTCCCGCCGCCCTTCCAGCGATTTGATCAGCGTCACCTCGTCCGCGTATTCGATATCCACGCCGACCGGAATCCCGTAGGCGATTCGCGACACGCGACTACCGTAGGGCTTGAGCAAGCGTGTGAGATAGATGGCGGTGGCCTCGCCTTCGATCGTCGGATTGGTAGCGAGGATGACTTCCTCGATGCCGCCGGCCTTCACGCGCGCTTCGAGGTCCTGTGCTCGGATGTCTGCGGGGCCCACGCCGTCCAGTGGGGAGAGGGCACCCAGCAGGACATGGTACAGGCCGCGATAACCGCCGCTACGCTCGATGGCATAGAGCGTACTCGGCTCCTCGACGACGAGAATCTTCGCACGGTCGCGTTTGGGATCGCGGCAAAACTCGCAGAGTTCACCCTCGGCGATGTTACGGCACTGACGGCAGAAGGTCAGCCCATCCTTGACGGCCTTGATCGCGTCGGCGAGCCGCAGGGCGTCGTCTTTCTCGGTTTTGAGCAGATGGAAGGCGAGGCGCTGCGCGGTCTTATGTCCAATTCCCGGCAGCCGGACCAGTTCGCGAATTAGTTGCGCGAGCAGACCCTGGTTATCGAGACCCATAGATTCCCAACGATGAATGATCAAGCATGTCTGATGAGTGAAAGGACGAGCGGGCGACGGAGGCCATTCCTGTCAGCGGCCTGCATTCATACTTCAGCATTCTGATGCTATTGCTCAAAAGAGGCCCGGCACCGGCATCCCGCCCGTGATGGCTTTCATCTCGCTAGCCATGAGGTCCTTCACCTTGCGCAGGGCGTCGTTGGAGGCCGCGGTGACCATATCTTGGAGAAGCTCGCCATCGCCAGACGTGAGCGCATCCGGATGGATGGCCACCGACACGATCTCCATGGCCCCGTTGGCTTTGACCGTCACCATGCCGCCGCCGGCTGAGCCCTCAGCGACTTTGGTCGCCGCCTGCTCTTGAAGTTTGGCCAGCCGGTCTTGCATGGCCTGGGCTTGCCGCATGATGTTGCCCATGTTCCCAAATGGATTTTTTGACATCAGGTAGTCTCCTTACGCTCGGCCTGCCGGATATCCACCACGTCGCTGCCGAAGACGTCGCGAGCCTGCTTTACGAGCGGATGCGTGCGCGTTTGCTCAAGCAGCGCATCCTTCTGCGAGCGGGCGCGAGCGGCGCGGGCCTGCGCAGGCGAGGGCGCTGCCGTCTGGCTAGCGGCCAGTTCGACGACGCGGATTTTGACTGGCTGGCCCGCGAGCGCGCTGCAGCAGGCGACGACGACCTGTTGCGTAGCGGGCTTGTCCATCATGCTGCGCGCCACCGATGCCGAGGCGGGGTAGCCAATCATCACCTGGTTACCCTCAATGCCCACCAGCGAGCCCATCTCCAAAAAAGCGCCGACATTTGGATGCTTGCCGGACACATGCTCGACCACCTGCTCCCAGTTCAATTGCACGGGCGGACCGGACTGAGGCTGCGAAACCAGCTTGGCTGCTGGCGCGGGCGCCGCCGGTTTCGCCGGAGCCGGAGATGGCTTTGCCGGGGCGGACGAGGCTGACAGAGTCGTGGGGTATGGCGGAGACGGTGCCGCCGGCCGTGACGGCGGCGCAGGCCTACCCTGCAACGATGCGCTCTGTGTCGTGGCCGGCCGATTAAGCGGCGGCGGTGCAGTTGGACGCGGAGGTGCTGAGGGCGCTGGAGTCGGAGGGGAAACCTGTGCGCTGGCGGCCGACAGGCGCGCTGCTTTGATGGCCGCTGATTCAAGCACGAATCGCGGATGCGCGCTCAGGCGCAGTGCGTCCTCGGCCTGTGCAAGAATCCGAAACAGTTCCTGGACCTGCTCGACAGAAAATGATTTCGCATCGGAGACAATCTGGCGAATGTCCTCCTCGGGCGCTTCGATCAGGCTAGGTAATTCTTGTGCAGACGGCACGACAGCGGCGACGAGCATGTGGCGAGCGTATTCCACGAGCGCAGCGGCGTAGGCGCGGAGATCATGGCCCTGGTCCAGCAGCTGCGCGATGACGTTGACGGCGGCCGGACCGTCCTGCGCGATGACGGCGGCGACCATGGTGCGGACATGCTCTTGAGGCACGGTGCCGAGCAGCGTTTCGAGGTCGTCGGGCTTGACGGACTTGCCGGCAAAGGCGACGGCCTGATCAAGGATGCTCAGCGCGTCCCGCATGCTGCCCTCGCTCGCGCGCGCAATGGCAGAAAAGCTGCGGTCTTCGACAGTGAGGCCGTCTTGCTGTGCCACAAAGCGTAGCCGCTGGACGATCTCGGCGTGTGGGATGCGCCGGAAATTGTAGTGCTGGCAGCGTGAGAGGATCGTGGCGGGGATCTTGTGGATTTCCGTTGTGGCAAAAATGAAGATGACGTGGGCCGGCGGCTCCTCGAGCGTTTTAAGCAGCGCGTTGAAAGCCGAGGTCGAAAGCATGTGCACTTCGTCGATAATGTAGACGCGGTACTGGCCATGAAACGGTGTGAACTTGACGTTCTCGCGGATCTCGCGCACGTCGTCCACTCCGGTGTTGGAGGCGCCGTCGATCTCGACGACATCCACCGAGGTGCCGTTCGTGATCTCCTTGCAATTGACGCAGACACCGCAGGGGGTCGCCGTGGGGCCCTGCTCGCAGTTGAGTGCCTTGGCTAGGATGCGGGCCATGGTGGTTTTGCCGATGCCGCGGGTACCGGAAAAGAGGAAGGCGTGCGCGATTCGCTTACTGGCGATGGCGTTCGACAGGGTCTGGACGACGTGCGGCTGTCCGATCACATCCTTGAACGTGGCCGGTCTGAATTTTCTCGCGGAGACTTGGTAATCCATCGTGTGCTTATGGAAAACGGGTCAATATGGCCACAGGGACGCAGGCACGCCCCCCCTTAGGGGGGCAGGGAGTGCCTCGATGGCATGCACCGAGAGAGTGCAGTCCGATCGGACGTCCTCGGCGGGGACAGAGGCGATCCCTGCGGCGCACCGTCTCTCTCCAATGCGGGGCCAGGTGATCCTGCGGCACACCAAACGATCCGCTTACCGTTGCTTCCTTCCGGACCTGGCGGGGTTCACAGGGTTTGGTTGCACAGGGCCCAGCCCCTATCTCTTGGCGCGCGACACATTGCTCCACGAGGTCGCGTAGCAACACCGCTTCCGGTGCCGGCCCACCACGACTTGTTGGTCCTCTGGCACGCCACTGGCCGTTGGCTAATGAACGAGGGGTTCAGTCGCGCCGAACCCCGAGCGCAGCGGCCACAGATCATACACCACTTGTGTGAGTGGCCCCCGCAGCGCGGCGAGGCGCACCCGCCATTTTGTATCTCAAAACGGCGTGCGCGCGCCACCATGTTACGTGGCAGCGTGGTGGCGGAGAGGGTGGGATTCGAACCCACGGTCGGGTTACCCCGACGCATGCTTTCCAAGCATGTCGATTCGGCCACTCTCGCACCTCTCCGCGCGATCCCAGCCGGAGCGCATCTTAGCATGGTGGGGGAGAAGGAGGCTACCCGATGGCGAGCCTACAACGCGTAGCGAAGACCGACTAAAGTGCTCTGACGGATATTTTGAGTTCGTTCACTTATCGGTGGGAAACAAAAGGCGGCCGAGAGTACCGTCTCAGCCGCGTTTGAGATGACGCGAATGACAGAATGATCAAAAAGCTCTTCCGGCTAGGCCGCAACGAGCGAGAAGCCGAGGCGTGCTGTTTCTAAGTACGTTGCCGGCTCAAGACAATGCGAGACGACGCCGGAGGCCTTGTTCAGCCTCCTGCTAGCTAAATTGATCCCACGTATCGCACTGCTTGATCGCCCAGAACACCGCTTCCCTGAGTTTCTTCAGTTGGATGTTCTCCGGATCGCGGATGGCCTGCAGCTTTTTGTCCAAGGCGTAGAGTGGCTCGATCGAGCGCTTGTCGGGCAGCTTGCCCAGCGCCCAAGCCACTTCCGTGAGCACGGTCCAATCCGCATTCGGATTGTTGAGCACCTCTAGTAGCGGCAACACGATCGTGGCGTCGCCGTGCAGGCCGCCCACCTGTCCGAGCCCCTTGGCGGCGGCGGCCCGTAACTCGTCGTCCTTCGAGTTTTTCAGGATGTCGATCAGGATGGGAATGCCGTCCTTGCCGATGTTGCCCAGCGATTCGGCGGCCTGCTTGGCCAGCGCCTTGTCTTTGAGCGCTTCCTTCAGCCGCGGCAGCGCGGAATCGGCCAACATCTCGCCGAGTAAGGAGATGATTTTCAGCCGACGCATCTGGTTGCCCTTGGCCTGTTCGAGTACGGTGAGCAATCGGTCGGCCTGGCCCCAGTCGGCAGTCACGCTGACCGGGAAGTCATAGACGTTCAGGCGGTCCTTGAGCGTGGCCATGGCGTAGTCGCCAGGATTGCCGGCCCCCGCCTTCTGCGCGGCTGCCGCGGCGTCTTCAAAATCCGTCCGGACCTCCTTCTGCCAGTTGATCTTCATAGCGCCCAGCGCATAGTTGAGTTGGCAGGCAGGGCCCTTCCAGACGCGCGAGGGAGAATCGGGGAGATCGGCGTCGCCGCCGGAGGCCGTTGTGCCCTCCCAGGTTTTCCGCTGCTCGCATTTGATCTTGAAGACGACGTCATGCGGCTTGGAAGCGTCCGTGATGACGGTATAACCCAACTCTGACAGACGCGTAACGCCCACGTCTCGAAACGGGCCCGCATCTACCGAGCCCTTATCGGTAAGAGCGATGGCTTCGACCAGGACTGTCCGGATTTTAGCCAGCTGGTCTTTCTGTTCAGGCGTGAAATAATCGCGATAGGCGCGGGCCGGTTCCTGCGCGAGAAAGACTAGCGACAGGATAACGGTAATCAAAGTGGCGCGCTTCATAAAGCACCTCCTGGAGGTGCGGGCCAGCCGGTCTGAGAGGCGGTGAATGGCACGGGAGAAAAAGAAACCATACTGAACGGTAGGGAACCGGTCCGCCTCATGTCCCCGGTCATACACCCGCGCGAACTGACGCTCCAGTATACTGCGATCAGCCGGCGCGCACCAGCCTTTCCAGGGTTGTGATAGGGCGCCTCTTCGGCATGTTCCGTTGGCTTGGCTTGAGGCCGGCCGGCCAGTCATTCCCGGTCCATTCCGATTGCTTGACAGTGGCGAGGGGGGGGCTGTACAACCTAACTCAAGTGTCGGCGTAGCAATGAGTTGTGAGTAGTTCCGAACCAGCCCCGACCAGCAGGCTTCCGGCAGGGCGCGAGAGTGGCGGAACTGGCAGACGCGCGAGACTTAGGATCTCGTGGGAAACCGTGGGGGTTCGAGTCCCTCCTCTCGCACCAAACAGAGCTTGCTCGTGCTGGCTGCTTATTCTCTGAGCAAGTGATTGAGCCGCCGTAGAAACACCTCAAGTTCATCCAAAAATTTGATTCTCCTAACGTAGAGGCACCATGAAAGTCGAAGTCACCGAACTGGGACCGCTCAAGCGGTCGTTGAAAATCGAAGTGCCGCAGGAGGACGTGAATCAGCAGTTCACCGCCGTCTATGGGGAACTGAACCGACAGGTCCGTATTCCGGGCTTCCGTCCGGGCAAGGCCCCGCTGAATTTGCTCGAACAGCGCTACGGCAAGGATGTCGGCGAGGACGTCATCCGCCGCCTGATTCCCACCTATTATGAAAAAGCGATCCGCCAGGCCGGCATCGTGCCGGTCGTGGTGGAGGTGCCGCCGATTGAGCGGGTCAAGATCAAGAAAGACGCCCCCTTTTCCTTTACGGCTACTGTCGAGATTAAGCCGTCCATTCAATTACGCGACTACAAGGCACCTAATCCGATTTCGCTCAAGATGGACCCGCGGACGGTGACGGATGAGCAGATGAACAAGGTGCTGGATACCCTCCGTGAGCGGCAGGCGAAGCTGGACGCGGCACCGCCCGGCACGGCACTAGCCGACGGGTCCTACGCCGTCCTGGATGTGGAGGGGTTTCTCGATCTGGCGCCGCTCGAAGGAGCCACGAAGGCCGGCATCGTGCACAAACTCGGGGCCAAGCTGCCGGTCATGGGTCTTGAGGTGGACGAGCAACTCACGGGCAAGAAAGAAGGACAGTTAATCGAGGTTTCTCAGCCCTATCCCGCATCCCATCCGGATCCAAAGCTCGCGGGCAAGACGGTCGTGTTCCGGATCACAGTGGCAGCGGTGAAGCAGAAGCAACTGGCGCCGTTGGATGACGAGTTCGCCAAGGATTGCGGGCCGTACAGTTCGCTCGCTGAATTGACAGACAAATTGCGCGAAGAAATGGAACGCGCCCTCAAGCGCGAGATCGAAGACACCTACAAAGACACGATTTTGAAACGCCTGGCGGAGACGCATCATTTCGACGTTCCCGAGACGCTCGTCGAGCGGGAACTGGCGGCCATGGTCCGGCAGCGGCTGGACCAGGAGGCACGGATGCGGGGCCGGCAGCCGGTGGCTGACCCGGAGGCCCACGCGGAACGTCAGCAGGAGATCAAGAAGCTGCAGGAAGAGTTCCGCCCCGAGGCCGAACGGCGCGTGAAAATCGGCATGATTCTCGAAGCGATCGCGGAGAAAGAAGGGCTGGCGGTGGAGCAGGGCGATCTGGACGCCGAGGTGGCCAAGATGGGGGCCGAGCTTCGGCTGCCGGTGGAAGAGATCGCTAAGATCATCAAGGCGGGCGGTGACGAGGCGATCGACGAGCTCAGGGGCCGCATCATGGCTGACAAGTCGCTCGACTTCGTCTATCGCCACGCCGTTATCCAGAAATAACCGGACGCAACGGGCAGCAAGGAAAAGGGCGAAAAGCTGTTGCGCGCATCCGGTTGTGGTAAGATTAGATCATCCAAAACAGATAGAGAAAGGAACCAGCCAGTATGCTAGTGCCGATCGTTGTTGAACAGACCAACCGCGGCGAACGCGCCTACGACATCTATTCGCGCCTGCTGAAGGATCGGATCATCTTTTTGGGTGCGCCGATTGACGACGTGTTTGCCAATCTGG
The sequence above is a segment of the Nitrospira sp. genome. Coding sequences within it:
- a CDS encoding tetratricopeptide repeat protein, with product MPRAHSFRYASACASMLTVFLLAACATSSPPSKLPPSATDLMLLKSAKLCDAKKTVLERQAGVRLRREIWGTGEEIRIPSDRSPTGSEEALFFDQEDQLVGLLFVFPAPVDLTPYPVLRETLGKLKPTLEFYLNIGQVSVKDSLDPSALYDTGDATTTVRYLVLTGSPPMLLASSFTVDPYAKLMSPYRAEFLARIERSHAKVAPSAKTSGKGSTDREPFAALQQFARGEAAHFGSCGAKDHVRAADAYGKAITVGFSDKLWLAEAHHKLGLAQLASGKPEPARAAIEKALAIRPNTAEFLNSLGTVYAKLSDRTRAVAMFERAVTLRPNYVVARFNLAEAYEQVNPRRAIAEYETYLALVEGIAEEKGRAALAQQRVELLKR
- the dnaX gene encoding DNA polymerase III subunit gamma/tau, translated to MDYQVSARKFRPATFKDVIGQPHVVQTLSNAIASKRIAHAFLFSGTRGIGKTTMARILAKALNCEQGPTATPCGVCVNCKEITNGTSVDVVEIDGASNTGVDDVREIRENVKFTPFHGQYRVYIIDEVHMLSTSAFNALLKTLEEPPAHVIFIFATTEIHKIPATILSRCQHYNFRRIPHAEIVQRLRFVAQQDGLTVEDRSFSAIARASEGSMRDALSILDQAVAFAGKSVKPDDLETLLGTVPQEHVRTMVAAVIAQDGPAAVNVIAQLLDQGHDLRAYAAALVEYARHMLVAAVVPSAQELPSLIEAPEEDIRQIVSDAKSFSVEQVQELFRILAQAEDALRLSAHPRFVLESAAIKAARLSAASAQVSPPTPAPSAPPRPTAPPPLNRPATTQSASLQGRPAPPSRPAAPSPPYPTTLSASSAPAKPSPAPAKPAAPAPAAKLVSQPQSGPPVQLNWEQVVEHVSGKHPNVGAFLEMGSLVGIEGNQVMIGYPASASVARSMMDKPATQQVVVACCSALAGQPVKIRVVELAASQTAAPSPAQARAARARSQKDALLEQTRTHPLVKQARDVFGSDVVDIRQAERKETT
- a CDS encoding tyrosine recombinase — protein: MEKAIRAFVTFLAEERGASPDTIRAYGSDLRQFLAFTTSKYPASAPTLKPSDVDALMVREYLFWLDQKREQKSSMARKLATLRSFYRFLNRHTGDSANPAADVRTPRQTKPLPRVLNKDDAAALMELPEGNGLAARRDRAILETLYSTGARVSELVGMNDEDVDWKEGLVRLRGKGRKERIVPIGDVALETIKEYHDALSRHASLPRRREVGAARHVKHEHPVFCNARGGRLTARSVARLVARYSTLLAAGRVSPHALRHSFATHLLDEGADLRAIQEMLGHASLGTTQKYTHVAMDQLMKVYDRAHPRAGRAPAARKTSAKQKS
- a CDS encoding YbaB/EbfC family nucleoid-associated protein is translated as MSKNPFGNMGNIMRQAQAMQDRLAKLQEQAATKVAEGSAGGGMVTVKANGAMEIVSVAIHPDALTSGDGELLQDMVTAASNDALRKVKDLMASEMKAITGGMPVPGLF
- the recR gene encoding recombination protein RecR — encoded protein: MGLDNQGLLAQLIRELVRLPGIGHKTAQRLAFHLLKTEKDDALRLADAIKAVKDGLTFCRQCRNIAEGELCEFCRDPKRDRAKILVVEEPSTLYAIERSGGYRGLYHVLLGALSPLDGVGPADIRAQDLEARVKAGGIEEVILATNPTIEGEATAIYLTRLLKPYGSRVSRIAYGIPVGVDIEYADEVTLIKSLEGRRDL
- a CDS encoding methylenetetrahydrofolate--tRNA-(uracil(54)-C(5))-methyltransferase (FADH(2)-oxidizing) TrmFO; protein product: MREDIVILGGGLAGSEAAWQAASGGANVTLYEMRPKESTKAHKTDFLAELVCSNSLGSTDNISAPGLLKEEMRRLNSLILHVADEVRVPAGAALAVDRDQFSQKITQTLESHPNIRILREEIAEIPPDGVCIVATGPLTSDKLAASIQRITNSQHLHFFDAISPIIDADSINMDVVFRASRYDKGGGDYLNCPMDKVAFDTFYAAMMAAEKVQPKDFEKATPYFESCLPIEVMAERGPQTMLFGPMKPVGLDDPRTGRWPYAVVQLRAENCHGTCYNIVGFQTKLTYGEQKRVFRLIPGLEQAEFLRYGSVHRNTFINSPALLQSTLQLKVRSTAFFAGQLVGVEGYTESAAMGGLAGINAARGLNDLPLVTPPPTSAHGALLHYITTTPSAHFQPINTNFGLFPPLSARVQDKEEKRAQIVRRALEDFDGWRKQSGLS
- a CDS encoding HEAT repeat domain-containing protein is translated as MKRATLITVILSLVFLAQEPARAYRDYFTPEQKDQLAKIRTVLVEAIALTDKGSVDAGPFRDVGVTRLSELGYTVITDASKPHDVVFKIKCEQRKTWEGTTASGGDADLPDSPSRVWKGPACQLNYALGAMKINWQKEVRTDFEDAAAAAQKAGAGNPGDYAMATLKDRLNVYDFPVSVTADWGQADRLLTVLEQAKGNQMRRLKIISLLGEMLADSALPRLKEALKDKALAKQAAESLGNIGKDGIPILIDILKNSKDDELRAAAAKGLGQVGGLHGDATIVLPLLEVLNNPNADWTVLTEVAWALGKLPDKRSIEPLYALDKKLQAIRDPENIQLKKLREAVFWAIKQCDTWDQFS
- the tig gene encoding trigger factor; translated protein: MKVEVTELGPLKRSLKIEVPQEDVNQQFTAVYGELNRQVRIPGFRPGKAPLNLLEQRYGKDVGEDVIRRLIPTYYEKAIRQAGIVPVVVEVPPIERVKIKKDAPFSFTATVEIKPSIQLRDYKAPNPISLKMDPRTVTDEQMNKVLDTLRERQAKLDAAPPGTALADGSYAVLDVEGFLDLAPLEGATKAGIVHKLGAKLPVMGLEVDEQLTGKKEGQLIEVSQPYPASHPDPKLAGKTVVFRITVAAVKQKQLAPLDDEFAKDCGPYSSLAELTDKLREEMERALKREIEDTYKDTILKRLAETHHFDVPETLVERELAAMVRQRLDQEARMRGRQPVADPEAHAERQQEIKKLQEEFRPEAERRVKIGMILEAIAEKEGLAVEQGDLDAEVAKMGAELRLPVEEIAKIIKAGGDEAIDELRGRIMADKSLDFVYRHAVIQK
- the dksA gene encoding RNA polymerase-binding protein DksA, which produces MLRTRKSSLPAAAPSRAVKQTASKKKRPYAGDPKYALIFRTLHRQRTELLHGAEAVVEQRPGLDTFPDMNDQATAEADQNFALRIKDRERKLIKKIDDALDRMATRTYGICEGCGENIPLKRLKARPVTTFCIECKTRQEKAEQAGG